A genomic region of Desulfurella sp. contains the following coding sequences:
- a CDS encoding ribosome-binding factor A produces the protein MNTKPYKRTQRVSSTLKKIIANIIEFDLNDERLKHVTITDVELSKD, from the coding sequence ATGAATACAAAACCTTATAAAAGAACACAAAGAGTATCAAGTACGCTTAAAAAAATAATTGCAAATATTATTGAATTTGATCTCAATGATGAGCGCTTAAAACACGTGACAATAACAGATGTAGAATTGAGCAAAGAT
- the nusA gene encoding transcription termination factor NusA, with product MREIFEIANVIAKEHNIDSSAVIESLAEAIKISIAKKYGEDSVVKTSLDTQNQIFNIYIEKKVVDTPRKHNEISLEEAKKIDPNVNIGDYIDVEFDPEELGRIAVSTAKNVMSKMFKDLEKRVTYEDYAKKIGKIVTGEIWSVGVYNDCIVDFKNAIGILPKKEQSPGDKYVVGETIKAYVMDVLEEPKGVKLILSRTHPGFVKELFMKEVPEVRDGSVEIKAIAREPSKRTKVAVYSKDSKIDPIGTCVGAKGTRISAIVKELGDEKVDVIRWSANLSIYIKNALAPSKVSYIELFEDEKRAKVYVPDEEFSAAIGKMGVNVKLVAKLTGVNIDIIKESEMDKSIQEEKPKETQKTKEEIIDELMSVESITENLANKLYDSGIRSLEQLKTLSLDDLKNIKGIGEKRAQKIFDVLNQTT from the coding sequence GTGAGAGAGATATTTGAGATTGCAAATGTAATAGCAAAGGAACACAATATAGATTCTTCAGCTGTAATTGAATCACTTGCTGAAGCTATAAAAATTTCAATTGCTAAAAAATATGGAGAAGATAGTGTGGTAAAAACTTCTTTAGATACTCAAAACCAGATTTTTAACATATATATAGAAAAAAAAGTTGTTGACACACCAAGAAAGCATAATGAAATTTCACTTGAAGAAGCTAAAAAAATTGACCCAAATGTAAATATTGGCGATTATATAGACGTGGAATTTGATCCAGAAGAGTTGGGTAGAATTGCAGTTTCTACAGCTAAAAATGTTATGTCTAAAATGTTTAAAGATTTAGAAAAACGTGTAACATACGAAGATTACGCAAAAAAAATAGGCAAAATTGTAACAGGTGAAATTTGGAGCGTAGGTGTATACAATGATTGTATAGTTGATTTTAAAAATGCTATAGGAATACTACCAAAAAAAGAACAATCTCCAGGCGATAAATACGTAGTTGGTGAAACTATAAAAGCTTATGTAATGGATGTACTTGAAGAACCAAAGGGTGTTAAACTTATTCTTTCTAGAACCCATCCGGGTTTTGTAAAAGAGCTTTTTATGAAAGAAGTTCCAGAGGTAAGAGACGGTAGTGTAGAAATAAAAGCTATAGCTAGAGAACCGTCAAAACGTACAAAAGTTGCTGTTTATTCAAAAGATTCAAAGATTGATCCAATAGGCACATGCGTTGGAGCAAAAGGTACTCGTATATCTGCAATTGTAAAAGAATTAGGCGATGAAAAAGTTGATGTAATAAGATGGAGCGCAAATTTAAGCATTTACATTAAAAATGCCCTTGCACCAAGTAAAGTATCCTATATTGAACTTTTTGAAGATGAAAAAAGGGCAAAAGTGTATGTTCCCGATGAAGAATTTTCAGCTGCAATTGGTAAAATGGGAGTTAATGTGAAACTTGTAGCAAAACTTACAGGTGTTAATATCGACATAATAAAAGAATCCGAAATGGATAAAAGTATTCAAGAAGAAAAACCTAAAGAAACTCAAAAAACAAAAGAAGAAATAATTGATGAGTTAATGTCAGTTGAATCTATAACAGAAAATTTAGCAAATAAGCTCTATGATAGTGGAATTAGATCATTGGAGCAATTAAAAACTTTAAGTCTCGATGATTTAAAAAATATAAAAGGCATAGGAGAAAAGAGAGCTCAAAAGATCTTCGATGTATTAAATCAAACCACTTAG
- a CDS encoding DUF503 domain-containing protein — MFIGIIIVELLLKDAFNIKDRRNILSSIIDKLRANYNVSVADVSEEILYNKATLAIATVSNKKSVTEKFMDNIYNFILNNYLIEILHIERQIL, encoded by the coding sequence TTGTTTATAGGCATAATTATTGTTGAATTATTATTAAAAGATGCTTTTAATATAAAAGATAGAAGAAATATACTTTCAAGCATTATTGATAAACTAAGGGCAAATTATAATGTATCTGTTGCAGATGTATCAGAAGAGATACTTTATAATAAAGCTACATTGGCAATTGCTACGGTTTCTAATAAAAAAAGTGTAACCGAAAAGTTTATGGATAACATTTATAATTTCATTTTAAATAATTATTTAATAGAAATTTTACACATAGAAAGGCAGATATTATGA
- the infB gene encoding translation initiation factor IF-2, whose protein sequence is MRVYEAAKKLNIKSNVLIQRLHNLGIDVKSNFSTIPDDILDKLENKEKPQKTPEKEESQKQKKPKIEEKPKIEEKPKERPKEKPKEKQPEFISVKKKELIEASLPQKLKGKKKHYKKPSKEEQEKQIKTIQIGKNTTVFEFASMLDVDFSEIIQKLFALGIMVRKNDIIDLDAAKIIAQDYGVEVEEKTLEKTILEETESLDDEKDLQPRPPIVTVMGHVDHGKTSILDAIRHTHVVAKESGGITQHIGAYSVNYKGKQITFLDTPGHEAFTEMRARGALLTDIVVLVVAADDGVMPQTIEAINHAKAANVPIVVAINKIDKPNANPDKVKQELSHHNIIPEEWGGENLFVNVSAKKNIGIDDLLESILLQAEIMELKANPNKRAKGIVLEAKLDRQRGPVCDVVIQEGTLNVGDSIVAGIAYGKAKVLIDDKGKRVKKATVSMPVEILGLHDVPEAGDVLFVVKDEKTAKSIAEERKEKYKASLQKKTTVSLENVFENLSSGQIKELPILIKADVFGSIEAISSSVQKISTDEVAVKIIHSGVGEITKSDVNLASVSNAIIIGFNVRPSNDALKLANDLKVEIRTYKIIYDIIEDIKKALSGLLSPTIEEEILGRIDVREVFSVPKIGNVAGCYVTYGKVTRNSKIRVIRNGVIIFEGSIASLKRFKDDVQEVVAGYECGIRIDKFNDINVGDQLESYILKEIQKTL, encoded by the coding sequence ATGAGAGTATATGAAGCAGCAAAAAAGCTTAATATAAAAAGTAACGTGCTTATACAAAGACTACACAATTTGGGAATTGATGTTAAAAGCAATTTTAGTACAATACCGGATGATATATTAGATAAGTTAGAAAATAAAGAAAAACCACAAAAAACTCCAGAAAAAGAAGAATCACAAAAACAAAAAAAGCCTAAAATTGAAGAAAAGCCTAAAATTGAAGAAAAACCGAAAGAAAGACCAAAAGAAAAACCAAAAGAAAAACAACCAGAGTTTATAAGTGTTAAAAAAAAGGAGCTTATTGAAGCATCGCTACCACAAAAATTAAAGGGCAAAAAAAAGCATTATAAAAAACCATCCAAAGAAGAACAAGAAAAACAAATCAAGACAATTCAAATAGGAAAAAACACTACAGTGTTTGAGTTTGCATCGATGCTTGATGTAGATTTTTCAGAAATAATTCAAAAATTATTTGCACTTGGCATAATGGTTAGAAAAAACGACATTATAGATTTAGATGCCGCAAAAATAATTGCTCAAGACTATGGGGTAGAGGTTGAAGAAAAAACTTTAGAAAAAACCATTTTAGAAGAAACAGAGAGTCTCGATGATGAAAAAGATTTGCAACCAAGACCACCTATTGTTACAGTTATGGGGCATGTTGATCACGGAAAAACTTCAATACTTGATGCAATTAGACACACACATGTAGTTGCGAAAGAATCAGGTGGAATTACACAGCATATTGGCGCATATTCTGTTAACTATAAAGGTAAGCAAATTACTTTTTTAGACACACCAGGACATGAAGCATTTACAGAAATGAGGGCGCGTGGTGCACTTTTAACTGATATTGTTGTTCTTGTTGTAGCAGCCGACGATGGCGTAATGCCCCAAACTATAGAAGCAATAAACCATGCAAAGGCAGCAAATGTACCCATTGTGGTAGCAATAAATAAAATAGATAAACCAAATGCTAACCCAGATAAAGTAAAGCAAGAATTATCTCACCATAATATAATACCAGAAGAGTGGGGTGGAGAAAATTTATTTGTAAATGTAAGTGCAAAAAAAAATATTGGTATTGATGATTTGCTTGAGAGTATTTTGCTGCAGGCAGAAATTATGGAATTAAAAGCAAACCCCAACAAACGTGCAAAAGGTATTGTTTTAGAAGCAAAACTCGATAGGCAAAGAGGGCCTGTTTGTGATGTTGTTATTCAAGAAGGTACATTAAATGTAGGAGATAGTATAGTAGCTGGTATTGCTTATGGTAAAGCTAAAGTACTTATTGATGATAAAGGAAAAAGAGTTAAAAAAGCCACAGTTTCAATGCCAGTTGAAATTCTTGGTCTCCACGATGTACCGGAAGCAGGGGATGTATTGTTTGTGGTAAAAGATGAAAAAACAGCAAAATCCATAGCTGAAGAAAGAAAAGAAAAGTACAAAGCAAGTTTACAGAAAAAAACAACTGTCAGTTTAGAAAATGTATTTGAAAATCTGTCTTCTGGACAGATAAAAGAGCTACCAATTTTAATAAAAGCTGACGTATTTGGCTCTATTGAAGCTATTTCTTCTTCGGTCCAAAAAATATCAACTGATGAAGTTGCTGTTAAAATTATACATTCTGGTGTAGGTGAGATAACAAAATCTGATGTAAATTTAGCAAGTGTTTCAAATGCTATCATAATAGGATTTAATGTAAGACCTTCAAATGATGCACTAAAACTAGCAAATGATTTAAAGGTTGAAATTAGAACATACAAAATTATATATGATATTATAGAAGATATCAAGAAAGCTTTATCCGGTTTACTGTCACCAACCATTGAAGAGGAAATCTTAGGTAGAATAGATGTCAGGGAAGTTTTCAGCGTGCCAAAAATTGGTAATGTAGCAGGATGTTATGTAACTTACGGTAAAGTTACAAGAAATTCAAAAATACGTGTTATTAGAAATGGCGTAATAATTTTTGAGGGCTCCATTGCATCTTTAAAGAGATTTAAAGATGATGTCCAGGAAGTTGTAGCTGGATATGAGTGTGGCATTAGAATCGACAAGTTTAATGATATAAATGTTGGTGATCAGCTTGAGTCATATATTTTAAAAGAGATTCAAAAAACACTTTAG
- a CDS encoding bifunctional oligoribonuclease/PAP phosphatase NrnA, whose amino-acid sequence MNENILEKIGYYLKNYNDFLIVGHKDPDGDAIGSSLALYKALTEYGKRAIVANTSKISDLYFFLDDVKNIVQLQNNEKVQVIITVDSADFERTNLDKKYVKDKILINIDHHPTNTQYGNINYVVPQAAAVGCLIYEILKFNSIPISLKTAEYLYLSILTDTGSFRYSSTSSNAFRIASELIDLGVKPWKIAYNIYESKKLSTLKLMGQAINTITPYYNNKLIIMYITQKMYEDTKTTADDTEGFVNIARSVKGCEVGALLREDKPNFIKVSLRSKDQVDVSSIAASFGGGGHKNAAGFELEGSIEDVKEKLIKAFSFLT is encoded by the coding sequence ATGAATGAAAATATATTGGAAAAAATAGGATATTACTTAAAAAATTACAATGATTTTCTCATTGTAGGGCATAAAGATCCGGATGGCGATGCAATAGGCTCAAGTTTGGCTCTTTACAAAGCCCTGACCGAATATGGCAAAAGAGCTATTGTAGCAAATACTTCAAAAATATCTGATTTATATTTTTTTCTTGATGATGTAAAGAATATTGTGCAACTGCAAAATAATGAAAAAGTTCAGGTTATCATTACAGTAGACAGTGCAGATTTTGAAAGAACAAACCTTGATAAAAAATACGTTAAAGACAAGATTTTGATAAATATAGATCATCACCCAACAAATACACAGTATGGCAATATTAACTACGTCGTACCACAGGCAGCTGCAGTGGGTTGCTTGATCTACGAAATTTTAAAGTTTAATAGTATCCCAATAAGCTTGAAAACGGCAGAGTACTTATATCTAAGCATATTAACAGACACAGGGTCTTTTAGATACTCATCAACCAGTTCGAATGCTTTTAGAATCGCTTCAGAACTTATAGACTTAGGTGTTAAGCCCTGGAAAATTGCATACAATATATACGAATCAAAAAAATTATCCACACTAAAATTAATGGGGCAGGCTATAAATACAATAACGCCTTATTATAACAATAAACTTATAATAATGTATATTACGCAAAAAATGTATGAAGATACAAAAACTACCGCAGATGATACAGAAGGTTTTGTTAATATTGCAAGAAGCGTAAAAGGTTGTGAGGTAGGAGCTCTATTAAGGGAAGATAAACCAAATTTTATAAAAGTGAGTTTACGTTCTAAAGATCAAGTAGATGTATCAAGTATTGCAGCATCTTTTGGCGGCGGTGGACATAAAAATGCCGCAGGTTTTGAACTTGAAGGCAGCATAGAAGATGTTAAAGAAAAACTTATCAAAGCTTTTTCTTTTTTAACATGA